In Chryseobacterium gotjawalense, the following are encoded in one genomic region:
- a CDS encoding glycosyltransferase family 2 protein, with translation MISVIIPVYNSEKSIEKTFISIKNQTWKGDFEIIVVNDGSTDDSKTVIENYQQKNPDQNIILMNQENGGVSKARNTAMKIAKGDYIALLDSDDEWLPEKTEKQMRFLENKDFDVDFLGTRRINHQLLYPYKVDQNNLSEITFRRLMFRNETQPSTVIFKRKVLQNSGLFDDNQRHAEDLNYWLKISEHNKMYILNEELLLADSGKRSFGISGLSANLAAMEKGFQKNLKEMLLQNRIGFPEYALYFVFYKLKYMVRINRNAYLKLIGR, from the coding sequence GTGATCTCTGTAATAATTCCTGTCTATAATTCCGAAAAAAGCATTGAAAAAACTTTTATCTCGATAAAAAATCAAACTTGGAAAGGAGATTTTGAAATTATTGTTGTGAATGATGGATCTACCGATGACAGCAAAACTGTCATTGAAAATTACCAGCAAAAAAATCCTGATCAGAATATTATTTTAATGAACCAGGAAAACGGTGGCGTTTCCAAAGCGAGAAATACAGCTATGAAAATCGCAAAAGGGGATTACATCGCTTTATTAGATTCTGATGATGAATGGTTGCCCGAAAAGACTGAGAAGCAGATGAGATTTTTGGAAAACAAAGATTTTGATGTTGACTTTCTTGGAACGAGAAGAATAAATCATCAATTGCTTTATCCTTATAAAGTGGATCAAAATAATCTGTCAGAAATTACTTTTCGAAGATTAATGTTCCGAAATGAAACACAGCCTTCCACCGTTATTTTTAAACGAAAGGTTTTGCAAAATAGTGGTTTGTTTGATGATAATCAGAGACATGCTGAGGATTTGAATTATTGGTTAAAGATTTCCGAACACAATAAAATGTATATTTTAAATGAAGAGCTTCTTCTTGCTGATTCTGGAAAAAGATCTTTCGGCATCTCGGGTTTATCTGCAAATCTCGCAGCAATGGAAAAGGGTTTCCAAAAAAATTTAAAGGAAATGTTGTTGCAGAATCGGATAGGATTTCCCGAATATGCTTTATATTTTGTGTTTTATAAATTAAAATATATGGTTAGAATAAATCGTAATGCTTATTTAAAGCTAATTGGAAGATGA
- a CDS encoding glycosyltransferase family 2 protein, with amino-acid sequence MNLSIIIVNYNVTELLRKCLSSIERFVQSVEYEVIIIDNNSPDSSWKDLATEFPKFKFIASEKNEGFAIANNKAVKEAVGDYILLLNPDTEFEDYDMTEILDFANSKESFGCLGVRLHDAERKFLPESKRSVPDMFNSFEKLFNNFKKNTSKSYYRNDIGEYEVAEVDVVTGAFLLMKKSIYEEIGGLDEKYFMYGEDIDLCFTLLRKKYKNWYYGKSSILHHKGESTVKDLKYLEQFYGAMQIFVDKYYKKQKPIQHGFLSAGLKLRHTLEKNKIKRDSN; translated from the coding sequence ATGAATTTATCTATTATTATCGTTAATTATAATGTTACAGAATTATTAAGGAAATGCCTTTCCTCAATAGAACGTTTTGTTCAGAGTGTTGAATATGAAGTTATTATCATTGATAACAATTCTCCTGATTCCTCCTGGAAAGATTTAGCAACTGAATTTCCAAAGTTCAAATTTATTGCTTCAGAAAAAAATGAAGGTTTTGCGATTGCTAATAATAAAGCGGTCAAAGAAGCAGTAGGAGATTATATTCTCTTACTTAATCCCGATACCGAATTCGAAGATTACGATATGACGGAAATTCTTGATTTTGCGAATTCCAAAGAAAGTTTTGGTTGTTTGGGTGTTCGTCTGCATGATGCGGAAAGAAAATTTCTTCCGGAAAGCAAACGGTCAGTTCCTGATATGTTTAATTCTTTTGAGAAACTATTCAACAATTTTAAGAAAAACACGTCAAAATCCTATTATAGAAATGATATTGGCGAATATGAAGTTGCAGAAGTAGATGTGGTAACCGGTGCGTTCCTTTTGATGAAAAAATCGATTTATGAAGAAATCGGTGGCTTAGATGAAAAGTACTTCATGTATGGAGAAGATATCGATCTGTGTTTTACCTTACTTAGGAAAAAATATAAAAACTGGTATTACGGAAAATCTTCAATACTGCATCACAAAGGGGAGAGTACAGTAAAAGATCTGAAATATTTAGAGCAATTTTATGGTGCGATGCAGATTTTTGTTGATAAATATTATAAAAAACAAAAACCAATACAACATGGTTTCCTTTCAGCAGGATTGAAATTAAGACATACCTTAGAGAAAAACAAAATAAAAAGAGATTCAAATTAA
- the secG gene encoding preprotein translocase subunit SecG: MSTIFTLFMVLIMIASILLIIMVMAQNPKGGGLSGTFGGTSSAQFGVQRTNDFMEKATWTLGAIIVVLILLSVILTAKPTTSFQQTPAKKEAPAPQTAPGTNNSATMPAPAGN; the protein is encoded by the coding sequence ATGAGCACTATATTTACATTATTCATGGTTCTTATCATGATTGCTAGTATTTTACTAATCATTATGGTTATGGCACAAAACCCTAAAGGTGGCGGTCTTTCGGGAACGTTCGGCGGAACATCTTCTGCCCAATTTGGCGTTCAGCGAACCAATGACTTTATGGAAAAAGCAACCTGGACTTTAGGAGCAATTATTGTTGTATTGATTTTGTTAAGTGTTATTTTAACGGCAAAACCAACTACCAGTTTCCAGCAGACACCAGCGAAGAAAGAAGCTCCAGCACCACAAACTGCTCCCGGAACCAACAATTCTGCCACAATGCCAGCTCCTGCAGGCAATTAA
- a CDS encoding ATP-dependent helicase yields MEYLKGLNEAQYEAVTTLEGPLMVLAGAGSGKTRVLTMRIAHLITNLVDPFNILSLTFTNKAAKEMKERIAKVVGQSEAKSLWMGTFHSVFARILRSEAHYIGYPSNFTIYDSQDSLNVIRKVLKDLKIDSDLYKPKKVQARISSYKNNLITVKAYLNNPELIEADEKANMKSIGVIYQKYVEACFKNGAMDFDDLLLRTNELLTRFPEVLAKYQDRFRYILVDEYQDTNHSQYLIVKALASKFENICVVGDDAQSIYSFRGANIQNILNFKKDYPDAVTVSLEQNYRSTQNIVNAANVVISKNLQQFKKNVFSENEEGEKIKVYRSLSDADEANFVASNIWEQHNSQQKKFTDFAILYRTNSQTRAFEDALRRKNIPYKVFGGLSFYQRKEVKDLVAYLRILINENDSEALSRIINYPVRGIGETTQNKLIVFADSQNISVSQVLDNLGFYAPNLKLNNGILTKLSDFWSMIKAFQVMLKTENAYNVAMEVAKRTGIIKFLKDDQTPEGISRVENIQELMNSMQGFIEEQQQIEDGDPSLSSFLENIALSADTQTDKNEDGDQVSLMTIHLSKGLEFPVVHVVGLEENLFPSFMSSSTREELEEERRLFYVALTRAEKQVFFTYAVSRFQWGKITNAEPSRFLSEVDEQYLEFVNPATENRFMNNSGLKSNIFDDEPAEPRFFKKKDPKKTIERNEPLPVPQNLKPVATARIINPSGNSSQDIEVGDRVRHDRFGVGDVVFLDGTDPQNIKAKVKFQHEGEKNLILKFAKLTKI; encoded by the coding sequence ATGGAGTATTTAAAAGGACTGAATGAAGCACAATATGAAGCCGTAACCACCCTGGAAGGACCGCTAATGGTTCTTGCCGGAGCAGGATCCGGTAAAACACGTGTGCTTACGATGCGTATCGCTCATTTGATTACCAATCTGGTGGATCCTTTTAATATTTTGTCCCTAACCTTTACCAATAAAGCGGCAAAGGAAATGAAGGAAAGAATCGCAAAAGTAGTCGGTCAAAGTGAAGCAAAATCACTTTGGATGGGAACTTTTCACTCTGTCTTTGCACGTATTTTAAGGTCAGAAGCCCATTACATTGGCTACCCGTCGAACTTTACCATTTATGATTCTCAGGATTCTTTAAATGTCATTCGAAAAGTGTTGAAAGACCTTAAAATCGATTCCGATTTATACAAACCTAAAAAAGTTCAGGCCAGAATTTCTTCTTATAAAAATAATCTGATCACCGTAAAAGCCTATCTCAATAACCCAGAGCTTATTGAAGCCGACGAAAAAGCCAATATGAAAAGTATCGGCGTGATATATCAGAAATATGTCGAGGCTTGTTTTAAAAACGGGGCGATGGATTTCGACGATTTACTCTTAAGAACCAATGAATTACTGACGAGGTTTCCGGAAGTTTTGGCAAAATATCAGGACCGGTTCCGTTATATTTTGGTCGATGAGTATCAGGATACCAACCATTCGCAGTATTTAATTGTGAAAGCTTTGGCTTCTAAATTTGAAAATATTTGCGTCGTAGGAGACGATGCACAATCAATCTATTCCTTCCGTGGGGCGAATATTCAGAATATCTTAAACTTCAAAAAAGATTATCCGGATGCGGTAACAGTTTCTTTGGAACAAAATTACCGCTCGACGCAGAATATCGTGAATGCTGCAAATGTGGTCATTTCTAAAAACTTGCAGCAGTTTAAGAAAAACGTCTTTAGTGAAAATGAAGAAGGAGAGAAAATAAAAGTCTACCGTTCGCTTTCAGATGCAGATGAAGCGAATTTTGTTGCTTCTAATATTTGGGAACAGCACAATTCTCAACAGAAAAAGTTTACTGATTTTGCGATTTTATACCGGACCAATTCTCAAACACGTGCCTTTGAAGATGCTTTGAGACGGAAGAATATTCCCTACAAAGTTTTTGGCGGATTATCCTTTTACCAGAGAAAAGAGGTGAAAGACTTAGTAGCGTATTTGCGGATTTTAATTAATGAAAATGATTCCGAAGCGCTTTCCAGAATTATCAATTATCCGGTCCGTGGGATTGGAGAAACTACGCAAAATAAATTAATAGTCTTTGCCGATTCTCAAAATATTTCGGTCTCGCAGGTTTTGGATAATCTGGGTTTTTATGCGCCCAACTTGAAATTAAATAATGGAATTTTAACCAAGCTTTCTGATTTTTGGTCCATGATTAAAGCATTTCAGGTCATGTTGAAAACCGAGAATGCTTACAATGTCGCCATGGAAGTTGCGAAAAGAACCGGCATTATTAAGTTTTTAAAAGACGATCAAACTCCCGAAGGAATTTCCCGGGTTGAAAATATTCAGGAATTGATGAACTCGATGCAGGGTTTTATCGAAGAGCAGCAACAGATAGAAGATGGTGATCCGTCGCTTTCCAGTTTTCTCGAAAATATCGCTCTTTCTGCAGATACACAAACCGACAAAAATGAAGATGGCGACCAGGTTTCACTGATGACGATTCACCTTTCAAAAGGATTGGAGTTTCCCGTAGTTCATGTGGTCGGTTTAGAAGAAAATCTCTTCCCAAGTTTTATGAGTTCTTCCACCAGAGAGGAGTTGGAGGAAGAAAGACGTCTGTTTTATGTCGCCTTAACCCGAGCCGAAAAGCAGGTGTTTTTTACCTATGCGGTTTCCCGTTTTCAGTGGGGTAAAATTACCAATGCGGAGCCATCCAGATTTTTAAGTGAAGTTGATGAGCAGTACCTGGAATTCGTTAACCCTGCAACCGAAAACCGTTTCATGAATAATTCCGGTTTAAAATCAAATATTTTTGATGATGAGCCTGCAGAGCCGAGATTCTTTAAAAAGAAAGATCCGAAGAAAACGATTGAAAGAAATGAACCGCTGCCGGTTCCGCAAAATCTAAAACCTGTTGCTACAGCAAGAATAATCAATCCAAGTGGGAATTCTTCCCAGGATATCGAAGTGGGTGACAGGGTTCGTCACGACCGGTTTGGCGTGGGGGATGTTGTTTTTCTTGATGGCACCGATCCTCAAAACATCAAAGCAAAAGTGAAATTCCAGCATGAGGGCGAAAAAAATCTCATTTTGAAATTCGCAAAGCTGACGAAAATTTAA
- a CDS encoding LytR/AlgR family response regulator transcription factor — protein sequence MKLNSIIVDDCEIDRLTVLSYAKKFPILNVIGVYSCAEHALKAIAENVIDVLFSDIDLPGLSGVELRKSAQEVPVCIFITSHSEFAVESFELHTLDFIVKPIKFDRFENAIKRVEEFMEIKLKADLFESSLGSDVIYIKEGHEQTKVKLHDIFYIEALGDYSLIITSQKRHCVLSSIGNLLKEVDFQSFIRVHRSFAVQRQFVQKINMHEIILNNEAVIPVGRSFKDNLNLLI from the coding sequence TTGAAACTCAACTCTATCATTGTCGATGATTGCGAGATTGACCGGTTGACGGTATTATCCTACGCCAAAAAATTCCCTATTCTTAATGTAATCGGAGTTTATTCTTGTGCTGAACACGCATTAAAGGCAATCGCGGAAAATGTAATTGATGTATTGTTTTCAGATATCGATCTTCCGGGTTTATCAGGTGTTGAACTTCGAAAAAGTGCTCAGGAAGTTCCGGTATGTATCTTTATTACTTCACATTCAGAATTTGCTGTAGAAAGTTTTGAACTGCATACCTTAGACTTCATTGTAAAACCCATTAAATTTGACCGTTTTGAGAATGCCATTAAACGGGTTGAAGAATTTATGGAGATTAAACTGAAAGCCGATTTGTTTGAATCAAGTTTGGGTAGCGATGTGATTTATATTAAAGAAGGTCACGAGCAAACGAAAGTGAAACTTCACGACATTTTCTACATCGAAGCACTCGGAGATTACTCTCTGATTATTACTTCGCAGAAAAGACACTGTGTTTTATCGAGTATCGGGAATCTTTTAAAAGAGGTTGATTTTCAGTCATTTATTAGAGTTCATCGGAGTTTCGCGGTGCAGAGACAATTTGTTCAGAAAATCAATATGCACGAAATTATTTTGAACAATGAAGCTGTTATTCCTGTCGGAAGGAGTTTTAAAGACAACCTGAATCTGTTGATTTAA
- a CDS encoding DUF3037 domain-containing protein, whose amino-acid sequence MQEVKIYEYAVIRLVPKVEREEFFNIGLIMFSKKEKYIRFEFHLCSEKFRTMKCKIDFGDISKNLENFKHVASGEKEGGPIALLDIPERFRWLTAVRSSIIQTSRPHPGKTKDLDGTFERLFEELVK is encoded by the coding sequence ATGCAAGAGGTTAAAATTTACGAATACGCAGTCATTAGGCTCGTACCGAAAGTTGAAAGAGAAGAATTTTTCAACATCGGCCTGATTATGTTTTCGAAAAAAGAAAAATATATCCGTTTTGAATTTCACCTTTGTTCTGAAAAGTTTCGAACGATGAAATGTAAAATTGATTTCGGGGACATCTCTAAAAACCTGGAAAATTTCAAACACGTTGCGAGCGGAGAAAAAGAAGGCGGTCCGATCGCTTTACTCGACATTCCCGAAAGATTCCGGTGGTTAACGGCGGTTAGAAGTTCTATAATTCAAACCTCGCGACCGCATCCCGGAAAAACTAAGGATCTGGATGGAACTTTTGAGCGACTGTTTGAAGAATTGGTGAAATAA
- a CDS encoding HipA family kinase yields MKDLSLRTVTVMRYILPLREGGSLPALAEADDDFKYVLKFRGAGHGVKMLISELLGGKISQVLGLPIPELVFANLDVDFGRTEADEEIQDLLKFSEGLNLGLHFLSGAIAYDPSVKVDPFLASKIVWLDAYITNIDRTFKNTNLLMWHKELWLIDNGASLYFHHSWMNFEKHALSPFAYIKDHVLLSQATMLDEADQFAKSVLTDEILHAIVALIPLEWLDWNDTDDSPEQIKEVYFNFLKARRDHSVNFINEAKNARG; encoded by the coding sequence ATGAAAGATTTGTCTTTAAGAACCGTCACCGTCATGCGTTATATTCTACCTCTGAGAGAAGGCGGCTCTCTGCCCGCACTTGCAGAAGCCGACGATGATTTTAAATATGTCTTAAAGTTCCGTGGCGCAGGTCACGGCGTGAAGATGTTGATTTCGGAATTATTGGGCGGAAAGATTTCACAGGTTTTGGGATTGCCGATTCCCGAACTGGTTTTCGCCAACCTTGATGTGGATTTCGGAAGAACGGAAGCCGACGAAGAAATTCAGGATTTGCTGAAGTTTTCTGAAGGTTTAAATCTGGGACTGCATTTTCTTTCCGGTGCAATTGCTTATGATCCATCTGTAAAAGTTGATCCCTTTTTAGCATCGAAAATTGTCTGGTTAGATGCTTACATTACCAATATTGACCGTACTTTTAAGAACACCAATCTTTTGATGTGGCACAAAGAACTTTGGCTTATTGATAATGGAGCCTCTTTATATTTTCACCATTCCTGGATGAATTTCGAAAAACATGCTTTAAGCCCTTTTGCTTACATAAAAGACCACGTTCTTCTTTCCCAGGCAACCATGCTTGATGAAGCAGATCAGTTTGCGAAATCGGTACTGACCGATGAAATTCTGCACGCCATTGTAGCCTTAATTCCATTAGAGTGGCTGGACTGGAACGATACCGACGATTCGCCGGAACAGATTAAAGAAGTCTATTTTAATTTCCTGAAAGCACGTCGCGATCATTCTGTAAACTTTATAAACGAAGCGAAAAATGCAAGAGGTTAA
- a CDS encoding ABC1 kinase family protein: MALEQLDKYTKFFGFILKYYNSDIVKSTTNSAMNEMTVEEIPKDDFDDQPEELVEDLKRMGPTYVKLGQLLSTRPDLLPDNYLAALAGLQDDVETISYQEVENIFEEEIGVKISKAFVEFNPVPLASASIGQVHKAVLHSGREVAVKIQRPGVRKNFFDDLDALKQMAAIAVSHSKEAKKYALDDVVEELRYILLNELDYHKEAQNLMVLKENLKEYSHLVIPQPVVEYSSSKVLTMDFIEGKKITSLGHLKKLETDFNPLIDDLVEAYLKQIIVDGFAHADPHPGNIHLTSNDQIALMDLGMVAKFSPKMMEKIMMLLVGMSKKDGDAITEALLEMSDYNSATANIENFRKNINRLVLESTSTKAEDMETGRIVLQMNRIAANDGIKLPVELNILGKILLNLDQIIAVLTPNYNLQQAIQKFIKRMVNKKIKQELKPENVYGLLLDNKKLAENLPGRLNKITEKLANNEFEIKINAIDETRLTDGFQKVANRITSGLIIAAMIIGAALLMRIPSSYSILGYGILPFIFFLIAIGLGLFLIYNIMFKDENFRNDKDS; this comes from the coding sequence GGAAGAACTTGTGGAAGATTTAAAAAGAATGGGCCCCACCTACGTTAAATTAGGACAACTTCTTTCAACAAGACCCGATTTATTGCCTGACAACTACTTGGCTGCACTTGCTGGATTACAGGATGATGTAGAAACCATTTCTTATCAAGAAGTAGAAAATATTTTTGAAGAAGAAATCGGAGTTAAAATCAGCAAAGCATTTGTTGAGTTTAATCCCGTTCCGTTGGCAAGTGCTTCTATTGGCCAAGTTCACAAAGCTGTTCTGCATTCAGGCCGTGAGGTTGCAGTAAAGATTCAAAGGCCTGGGGTCCGCAAGAATTTTTTCGATGATCTGGATGCCTTGAAACAGATGGCAGCAATAGCGGTTTCACATTCCAAAGAGGCAAAAAAATATGCACTTGACGATGTTGTGGAAGAGTTGCGGTATATACTTCTCAATGAACTCGATTACCATAAAGAGGCACAGAATTTAATGGTCCTCAAAGAAAATTTAAAAGAATACAGCCACCTCGTCATTCCGCAACCAGTTGTTGAATATTCATCTTCTAAAGTATTGACGATGGATTTTATAGAGGGTAAAAAAATCACGTCGCTCGGTCATTTAAAAAAGTTAGAAACTGATTTTAATCCATTAATTGATGATCTTGTTGAAGCTTATTTAAAACAGATTATTGTAGATGGTTTTGCTCACGCCGATCCACATCCCGGAAACATTCATTTAACTTCCAATGACCAAATCGCTTTGATGGATTTGGGAATGGTAGCAAAGTTCAGCCCCAAAATGATGGAAAAAATAATGATGTTACTGGTCGGAATGAGCAAAAAAGACGGCGACGCCATTACGGAAGCATTATTAGAAATGAGCGACTATAATTCTGCCACCGCAAATATTGAAAACTTCAGAAAAAACATCAACAGACTTGTCTTAGAAAGCACCAGCACGAAAGCTGAAGATATGGAAACCGGCAGAATTGTACTGCAAATGAATAGAATTGCCGCAAACGATGGAATAAAACTGCCGGTGGAACTGAATATTTTAGGGAAAATATTATTAAATCTAGACCAGATAATTGCGGTATTAACTCCCAACTATAATTTACAGCAAGCCATTCAAAAATTTATTAAAAGAATGGTCAATAAAAAAATAAAGCAGGAATTAAAACCTGAAAATGTGTACGGTTTATTATTAGACAATAAAAAACTCGCTGAAAATTTACCGGGCCGCCTTAATAAAATCACAGAAAAATTAGCCAATAACGAATTTGAAATCAAAATTAATGCGATCGATGAAACACGCTTAACCGATGGTTTTCAAAAAGTTGCTAACCGCATTACCTCGGGGTTAATTATTGCAGCGATGATTATTGGAGCCGCATTACTTATGAGAATCCCGTCCTCCTACTCTATTTTAGGATATGGAATTCTGCCTTTCATTTTTTTCCTGATTGCAATCGGACTGGGCCTTTTCCTTATTTACAACATTATGTTTAAGGATGAAAACTTCAGAAACGACAAAGACTCATGA